The following are encoded together in the Pithys albifrons albifrons isolate INPA30051 chromosome 5, PitAlb_v1, whole genome shotgun sequence genome:
- the LOC139672408 gene encoding general transcription factor IIE subunit 1-like, which translates to MEEQNSITEVPAALKRLAKYIVRGFYGVEYSLALDILIHYSSVKEDDLLQLLKYEHKQLRTVLNTLKADKLVKMRLRVETGPSGKSTRQNYYYINYKGLVDVVRYKLDHMRQKIEADERDSTTRSSFICPSCSSTYTDLEVNQLFDVFTETFRCTYCSTEVEEDPSAFPKHDAQTLLAKFNEQIEPLFVLLRETEDVVLPHDLLDPQPAEIPELSESFEQKLSSSVLESCRYPEKWAHRSSSSGITYTQNLATDVQDSKRKKKTREKTTTEKPTWLSESTVEGKTKATNNTAGVNSSEKTEESVKETVDNNEIIKTLLIHELKSSSSRDQAPVVRRNLHESGSDSEFEEDAKCSRGAGMKVVGSNFEQEEEQETLGPILMVAGQPHSYSEVSENPELVSLMTKEEREAYVKVAQEMFQYVFD; encoded by the exons ATGGAGGAGCAAAACAGTATCACAGAGGTACCGGCAGCCCTAAAGCGCTTGGCCAAGTACATAGTGCGTGGTTTCTATGGCGTAGAGTACTCCCTGGCCCTGGATATACTGATCCACTACTCCTCTGTGAAAGAGGATGACCTGTTACAGCTGCTCAAGTATGAACATAAACAACTGCGTACTGTCCTCAACACACTCAAGGCAGACAAGTTGGTGAAAATGCGTCTGCGAGTTGAAACAGGGCCTAGTGGGAAGAGCACAAGGCAGAATTACTATTACATCAATTACAAGGGGCTGGTGGATGTGGTAAGATACAAACTGGATCATATGCGCCAGAAAATAGAAGCAGATGAGCGGGATTCAACTACCAGGTCCTCTTTTATATGCCCATCTTGCTCTAGCACTTACACAGACCTTGAAGTCAATCAGCTCTTTGATGTGTTTACAG AGACTTTCCGCTGCACTTATTGCAGTACTGAAGTAGAGGAAGATCCCTCAGCATTTCCGAAGCATGATGCTCAAACCTTGTTAGCAAAGTTCAATGAGCAGATTGAACCTCTCTTTGTGCTGCTGCGTGAGACTGAAGATGTTGTTCTGCCACATGACTTGCTGGACCCTCAGCCAGCAGAAATACCAGAATTATCAGAAAG CTTTGAACAGAAGTTGAGCTCAAGTGTCCTGGAATCCTGCAGATACCCTGAAAAATGGGCACACAGAAGTTCCTCTTCTGGCATTACATACACCCAAAACCTAGCTACTGATGTCCAAGATTCAAAGcgcaaaaagaaaacaagagaaaaaacaactaCAGAGAAACCTACCTGGTTGTCAGAGAGCActgtggaaggaaaaacaaaggccACCAACAATACTGCTG GAGtaaattcttctgaaaaaaCTGAAGAAAGTGTTAAAGAAACTGTTGACAATAATGAAATCATCAAGACTCTTTTGATCCATGAGTTGAAGTCATCATCTAGCAGAGATCAGGCTCCTGTTGTCAGAAGAAACCTACATGAATCAGGCAGTGACAGCGAGTTTGAAGAGGATGCCAAGTGCTCAAGAGGAGCAGGAATGAAAGTAGTAGGTAGCAACTTTGAACAAGAGGAAGAACAGGAAACTCTAGGTCCTATTTTAATGGTAGCTGGACAACCTCATTCATATAGTGAAGTTAGTGAAAATCCAGAGCTTGTGTCTCTCATGacaaaggaagagagagaggctTATGTAAAAGTAGCACAAGAAATGTTTCAGTATGTCTTTGATTAA